A window from Acidobacteriota bacterium encodes these proteins:
- a CDS encoding PD-(D/E)XK nuclease family protein gives MPPVVRLVEGEDIDAWQRALLVLCLPSRASGDSPTVDLDAPTVIVPNSAAAEQWHRTLERRVLLDEWTAPRALQDALEHEVDARPRRALTMPRLLTRDQVYDACHRTARIDARRLPPLEREVLMGASARDAARVSPPPFLLRPGLVAEMLRFHDHVDRLGHDVGTWLASAIAQLQDEADTDRGAARLLQQSRFLQAAFARLATKVAAADGLDDRALREALHACDRPWGPAHLVIAVGDHHADANGLWPVDLRLLAGAPAARRIDVLATRRVANGLFGRLRRLWPDAVDVRIPRQRPTVTMLEVSSPEHRWLACRDRNEEVLAYARRVKVRRDRDAAASALVFRRPLPYLYAAQSVLGGAGIPFQSSGTLPLAAEPWAAGLDLLMDAALAGYTRAALVTLLRSPHVRLRRADGTPIDGADIAAFDTWLSGHRYLGTLARLDELLNRPLPAERGGTSAPSQSQGRGQIDIQRGERVARDVGRAACGWLSRMAPFDGAGPGAAHVRALRETWQAAERLPEDDEPEASRTRRTRAALNLLLGQLEAALAAHDPAPVPARDTCILIRRWIEERTFALPRRDDGVQVIDADAAPFGTFDHARIVGLLEGEWPEPSAREIFYPAFMLERLGWAEERTRTAALRARFADLLLLPAQAVGVSVPELDQDAVVRPSSLLDELLAFGAERCVPIPDDERDMPVTADDALLATPAYPRAPVLDGEAQAWACWRVARPAPPEPGRTASLPGDRYGVTSVETYVQCPFKYFASRVLSLEGEAEDEPGLPARDAGILLHDVLRACFEEWQRQGRTAIGPDDLPAAREVFATVAERALRHLPPADRAVERVRLLGSAVAPGVIEKMLRVEAEHFGDVGARALEHPIDQPVTLPSAQGPRTVHVRGRVDRVDWTDGHAIRVVDYKTGRRPTQALQPGVYAHALVQQEAAAGRTVTIAPSGFVAFREEVPWIESVRTSDDADGQARAFVEAVDAIESGAFPVKPQNPFRCQFCEYPGVCRKDYVGDE, from the coding sequence GTGCCTCCTGTCGTTCGCCTCGTGGAGGGCGAGGACATCGACGCCTGGCAGCGCGCCCTGCTCGTCCTCTGCCTGCCGTCTCGCGCGTCCGGCGATTCGCCCACCGTCGACCTCGATGCGCCGACGGTCATCGTGCCCAACAGCGCCGCGGCCGAACAGTGGCATCGCACGCTGGAGCGACGCGTGCTGCTCGACGAGTGGACCGCGCCGCGTGCGCTCCAGGACGCGCTGGAGCATGAGGTCGATGCGCGGCCGCGCCGCGCCCTGACGATGCCGCGGCTGCTGACGCGCGATCAGGTGTACGACGCGTGCCATCGCACTGCCCGCATCGACGCGCGCCGCCTGCCGCCACTCGAACGCGAAGTGCTGATGGGTGCGAGCGCACGCGACGCCGCGCGCGTGTCACCGCCGCCGTTCCTGCTCCGGCCGGGTCTTGTCGCGGAGATGCTGCGATTCCACGATCACGTCGATCGACTCGGACACGACGTCGGCACGTGGCTCGCGAGCGCCATCGCGCAACTGCAGGACGAGGCCGACACGGATCGCGGCGCCGCGCGCCTCCTGCAACAGTCGCGGTTCCTCCAGGCTGCCTTCGCGCGCCTGGCCACGAAAGTCGCCGCTGCCGACGGGCTCGACGACCGCGCGCTGCGCGAGGCGCTCCATGCGTGCGACAGGCCGTGGGGACCCGCGCACCTGGTCATCGCGGTTGGCGATCACCACGCGGACGCCAACGGCCTCTGGCCCGTCGACCTGCGCCTGCTGGCGGGCGCGCCGGCCGCCAGGCGCATCGACGTGCTGGCCACGCGTCGTGTCGCGAACGGCCTGTTCGGCAGACTGCGGCGACTCTGGCCAGACGCCGTGGACGTGAGGATTCCCCGTCAGCGTCCCACCGTGACGATGCTGGAGGTGTCGTCGCCGGAACATCGATGGCTGGCGTGCCGCGACAGAAATGAGGAAGTACTCGCTTACGCACGTCGCGTGAAGGTTCGTCGCGATCGCGATGCAGCGGCGAGTGCGCTCGTCTTCCGCCGTCCGCTGCCGTACCTCTATGCGGCGCAGTCCGTACTGGGCGGCGCCGGTATCCCGTTCCAGTCGTCGGGCACGCTGCCGCTGGCTGCCGAGCCCTGGGCAGCCGGACTCGACCTGCTGATGGACGCGGCGCTCGCGGGGTACACGCGCGCGGCGCTCGTCACGCTGCTGCGCTCTCCGCATGTACGGCTCCGCCGTGCTGATGGGACGCCGATTGACGGCGCGGACATCGCCGCGTTCGACACATGGCTGTCGGGGCATCGATACCTCGGGACGCTCGCGCGGCTCGATGAACTGCTGAATCGGCCATTGCCGGCGGAGCGAGGCGGCACGTCAGCGCCATCGCAGTCGCAGGGGCGTGGACAGATCGACATCCAGCGCGGGGAACGCGTGGCGCGCGACGTCGGTCGCGCCGCATGCGGCTGGCTCTCGCGCATGGCCCCGTTCGATGGCGCGGGCCCCGGCGCAGCGCACGTGCGTGCGCTGCGCGAGACGTGGCAGGCTGCCGAACGCCTGCCCGAGGACGATGAGCCGGAGGCGAGCCGCACCAGGCGTACGCGTGCCGCATTGAACCTGTTGCTGGGGCAGCTCGAAGCGGCGCTGGCGGCGCACGATCCCGCGCCGGTGCCGGCGCGCGACACGTGCATCCTGATCCGTCGCTGGATCGAGGAGCGGACGTTCGCGCTGCCGCGCCGAGACGACGGCGTGCAGGTGATCGACGCCGATGCCGCGCCGTTCGGCACCTTCGACCACGCGCGCATCGTCGGACTGCTCGAAGGCGAATGGCCGGAGCCGTCGGCTCGCGAGATCTTCTATCCCGCGTTCATGCTCGAGCGTCTCGGCTGGGCGGAGGAACGCACGAGGACCGCGGCGCTGCGCGCGCGCTTCGCCGATCTCCTGTTGCTGCCGGCGCAGGCCGTCGGCGTATCGGTCCCCGAACTCGATCAGGACGCGGTGGTGCGTCCCTCGTCGTTGCTCGACGAACTGCTGGCATTCGGCGCCGAGCGTTGCGTACCGATCCCCGACGACGAGCGCGACATGCCGGTGACCGCCGACGATGCGCTGCTCGCGACGCCGGCGTATCCGCGTGCGCCTGTGCTCGACGGCGAGGCGCAGGCCTGGGCGTGCTGGCGCGTCGCTCGTCCCGCGCCTCCCGAACCTGGGAGGACTGCGTCGCTGCCGGGGGATCGTTACGGCGTCACGTCGGTGGAGACGTACGTGCAGTGCCCGTTCAAGTACTTCGCCAGCCGTGTCCTGTCGCTCGAAGGCGAGGCGGAAGACGAGCCGGGCCTGCCCGCGCGCGACGCGGGCATCCTGCTGCACGACGTGCTCCGTGCCTGCTTCGAGGAATGGCAGCGTCAGGGGAGAACCGCGATCGGTCCCGACGACCTGCCGGCCGCGCGCGAGGTGTTCGCGACGGTCGCCGAGCGGGCGCTCCGTCATCTGCCACCTGCCGATCGCGCCGTCGAACGCGTGCGTCTGCTCGGGTCGGCTGTGGCGCCCGGCGTGATCGAGAAGATGCTGCGCGTGGAGGCAGAGCACTTCGGTGACGTTGGCGCGCGCGCGCTCGAGCATCCGATCGATCAGCCCGTGACCCTGCCGTCGGCGCAAGGCCCGCGGACGGTGCACGTTCGGGGACGCGTGGATCGCGTCGACTGGACTGACGGACATGCCATTCGCGTCGTGGACTACAAGACGGGCCGTCGTCCGACGCAGGCGCTGCAACCGGGGGTGTATGCACACGCACTCGTCCAGCAGGAAGCGGCAGCGGGCCGCACCGTGACGATCGCACCGAGCGGCTTCGTGGCGTTCCGCGAAGAGGTGCCCTGGATCGAGTCGGTTCGCACGAGCGACGATGCCGACGGGCAGGCACGGGCGTTCGTGGAGGCCGTCGACGCCATCGAGTCGGGCGCGTTTCCCGTGAAGCCGCAGAATCCGTTCCGCTGCCAGTTCTGCGAGTACCCGGGCGTGTGCCGGAAGGACTACGTCGGCGATGAGTGA